In Bacillus marinisedimentorum, the sequence CGGTGAGTCGTTATTGTAGACGGACTCCCGAATTCCGCCAGCAGGCTTACAAAGTCATCAAGGAACATGCCTTCGACTTCATTCGGATGAAACTCTACATAATACCTCTCATTGTAGCTGAATAGGCGGCCGCCTTCGATGCCGATCGGAAGAAGGCGCGATGCGAGCTGGATGACATCTTCAAACGCTGCGAATTCATAAAAAATGTCATGCTTTTCATCGAGGGTGACCTGCATCTCGATATATTCATCTTCGAAATCTTCGTCTTCCTCTGCAGAAGGAGTCCCTTTTGTCACAATGACAACCATTCCCTGGGCCTGCAGGGCAAATACCTCAACCGCAATCGGGCCGTCGGCTTCAAATCCCAGCTCCACATTTGCCTCATCCATCATTTCCCTGAACAGTTGGTGAACTTTAGGAATGTCCTGCCAGAGATCCTCTTTGGTAAGGCCCCGTTCAGTCAAATCATCAAAAGTCAAAAAGATTTTGATTTTATTATAGGTCAAACGCTCTAACCGCATAGCCTACCCTCCCTGTCCGTCGCTCCCATTCCTTTCTATACTATATGAATGAGCGTTGAAATGGTTCGTGTTTTCAGGAATGCGTATAAAAACGGGGTAATATGATGCCCCCGCTGCCGCTTCCTCTCCCACCATTTAAGATAATGGTTTAATAAACAGTTTACACGGTTTCAAATAAATTAGACAAGTATTACATTATGATTTTTTTGTTAATTTATCCTGCAGCCATAAATCCCACTCAGCCTCTGTATTCCCGACGACATTCCTTCTATATGGGCCTAAGGCATTTTCCGCCGCCGTCAGGGCAGCACCGCCGATTCCTATCTGCAATCCGTCAAAGCCGGCCTGCAGTTCATCGAGCACTGCAAGCGCAGGCTGCAAGTTATCCGCCATGGTAACAGACATGAACAAAAAGCTGGCTCCTGATTCACGGATGATGGTTTCAAAATCCTCTTCAGCAATGCTGCGGCCCAGATAGATGGCCTCGAAGCCTTTTCTTTT encodes:
- a CDS encoding genetic competence negative regulator, whose translation is MRLERLTYNKIKIFLTFDDLTERGLTKEDLWQDIPKVHQLFREMMDEANVELGFEADGPIAVEVFALQAQGMVVIVTKGTPSAEEDEDFEDEYIEMQVTLDEKHDIFYEFAAFEDVIQLASRLLPIGIEGGRLFSYNERYYVEFHPNEVEGMFLDDFVSLLAEFGSPSTITTHRVQEYGKCLMEKTAIHDIYRYFISG